In Treponema denticola, one genomic interval encodes:
- a CDS encoding DUF5058 family protein — MFDVNSSVLFWFAGIVILFVLIQSVFFLVKALRRAKELNMPQKKIKQIISGAAIFTVAPAISIILGMISLSKFLGLPLPWLRLSVLGALTYELTAASTAASVLDIPLDQPIANATAYTTISWVMALGIISGIVVIALFLPKMQKNLIKMKSKDEKWSKLLIDALFMGMISAFLGMIFSEIRLGLKGWIPVFVMFFSAFLMLVCGLIVKKTRAKWLESYAMPISLLGGMAFSIPITMLIA, encoded by the coding sequence ATGTTTGATGTTAATAGTTCTGTGCTCTTTTGGTTTGCAGGTATTGTGATCCTCTTTGTTTTAATTCAATCCGTCTTCTTTTTGGTAAAGGCTTTGAGGCGGGCAAAAGAGCTCAATATGCCCCAAAAAAAGATAAAGCAAATTATCTCGGGAGCAGCGATTTTTACGGTTGCCCCTGCCATTTCAATCATTTTAGGCATGATAAGCCTTTCCAAATTTTTAGGACTTCCCCTGCCTTGGCTCCGTCTTTCGGTACTGGGAGCCTTAACCTACGAACTTACTGCGGCAAGTACGGCTGCTTCTGTTTTAGACATTCCCTTAGATCAGCCGATTGCAAATGCAACAGCCTATACGACTATTTCTTGGGTTATGGCCCTCGGAATAATTTCGGGGATTGTCGTGATTGCTCTTTTTCTGCCCAAGATGCAAAAAAATCTTATTAAGATGAAGTCCAAGGATGAAAAATGGAGTAAGCTCCTTATCGATGCCCTTTTTATGGGAATGATTTCCGCCTTTTTAGGAATGATATTTTCTGAAATTCGGCTCGGGCTTAAAGGTTGGATTCCCGTTTTTGTGATGTTCTTTTCAGCCTTTTTAATGCTTGTCTGCGGTTTAATCGTAAAAAAGACAAGGGCTAAGTGGCTTGAAAGCTATGCTATGCCGATAAGCCTTTTGGGAGGAATGGCTTTTTCCATTCCGATTACCATGTTGATAGCTTAA
- the gyrB gene encoding DNA topoisomerase (ATP-hydrolyzing) subunit B, which translates to MTKSNYSANNITVLKGLEAVRKRPGMYIGSTGPDGLHHLVYEVVDNCIDEAMAGFCDKILVVLEPNDIVRVEDNGRGIPVDIHPTEKISALELVLTRLHAGGKFDKGSYKVSGGLHGVGVSVVNALSVWMEAKVYKDGFEHYAKFEKGSILEPVKKIGETEKSGTVIRWAVDPSIFTETTVYNFEVLATRLRELAFLNSKISITMRDERLSTPKEVTFAFEGGISQFVSYLNESKQVFPKSPVFIEGEKNDILCEVAIQYNDGYNENLLSFVNDINTREGGSHLEGFKTALTRVMNEFLKKYPKLVKKMDKEEKLTGEDVRAGLTAIVSVKVPEPQFEGQTKTKLGNSDVRGIVDSFVNEKLTLFFEQNPSEVEKVLEKCVAEAAARIAARRAKEATRRKSGLDSFGLPGKLADCSLKDPESCEVYIVEGDSAGGSAKKGRDSKTQAILPLWGKMLNVEKTRLDKVVNNEKLQPIIATLGTGIGKDFNIEKLRYHKVIIMADADVDGSHIRTLLLTFFFRYMPQVIEKGHVYLAMPPLYKISHNKKEWYVYNDDERDSVLDQIGRGNNAAVQRYKGLGEMDGTQLWETTMDPARRKMMRVTLPDAVEADRIFSTLMGEEVEPRRKFIEENAVYANLDV; encoded by the coding sequence ATGACAAAGTCAAATTATTCGGCAAATAATATTACGGTTTTAAAAGGTTTGGAAGCGGTCAGAAAAAGACCGGGTATGTATATAGGTTCAACGGGGCCGGACGGCCTTCATCATCTTGTTTATGAGGTTGTAGATAACTGTATAGACGAAGCTATGGCCGGTTTTTGCGATAAAATTTTAGTAGTTCTTGAGCCTAACGATATTGTCCGTGTAGAGGATAACGGCCGAGGTATTCCTGTAGATATTCACCCTACCGAAAAAATAAGTGCCTTGGAGCTTGTTTTAACCCGCCTTCATGCCGGAGGTAAGTTCGACAAAGGGTCTTACAAGGTTTCAGGCGGTTTGCACGGCGTTGGTGTTTCGGTAGTAAACGCTCTTTCCGTTTGGATGGAGGCCAAGGTCTACAAGGACGGCTTTGAGCACTATGCAAAGTTTGAAAAAGGCTCCATTCTTGAGCCCGTAAAAAAAATAGGAGAAACCGAAAAAAGCGGTACTGTTATAAGATGGGCTGTGGATCCTTCTATATTTACGGAAACTACCGTATACAATTTTGAAGTGCTTGCAACCCGTTTAAGGGAATTAGCCTTCTTAAACAGCAAAATTTCCATTACGATGAGGGATGAACGCCTTTCTACCCCAAAAGAGGTTACCTTCGCCTTTGAGGGCGGAATATCGCAGTTTGTTTCTTATTTGAACGAATCAAAACAAGTTTTTCCGAAAAGCCCCGTTTTTATCGAAGGTGAAAAAAACGATATTCTCTGTGAGGTTGCCATTCAGTACAATGACGGCTATAACGAAAACCTCCTTTCATTTGTAAACGATATAAACACCCGCGAAGGGGGCTCTCACCTTGAAGGTTTTAAGACAGCCCTTACCCGTGTAATGAACGAATTTTTAAAGAAATATCCTAAGCTTGTAAAAAAGATGGATAAGGAAGAAAAGCTTACGGGAGAAGATGTCCGCGCAGGCCTTACCGCCATCGTTTCAGTAAAGGTTCCCGAACCTCAATTTGAAGGACAAACAAAAACAAAGTTGGGTAACAGCGATGTTCGGGGTATAGTTGATTCCTTTGTAAACGAAAAGCTTACCTTATTTTTTGAGCAAAACCCGAGCGAGGTGGAAAAGGTTTTGGAAAAATGTGTCGCCGAGGCCGCTGCCCGAATTGCTGCCAGAAGAGCAAAGGAAGCTACCAGAAGAAAAAGCGGTTTGGACAGTTTCGGCCTTCCGGGAAAACTTGCAGACTGTTCTTTAAAAGACCCTGAGTCTTGCGAAGTTTACATAGTTGAGGGAGACTCTGCAGGCGGTTCGGCAAAAAAAGGAAGGGACAGCAAGACGCAGGCTATCCTGCCCCTCTGGGGAAAAATGCTTAACGTCGAAAAAACCCGCCTAGACAAGGTTGTAAACAACGAAAAGCTTCAGCCTATTATCGCGACCCTCGGCACCGGCATAGGCAAGGATTTTAATATAGAAAAATTACGCTATCATAAGGTTATAATAATGGCCGATGCCGACGTTGACGGCTCCCATATCCGCACCCTTCTTTTAACATTCTTTTTTAGGTACATGCCTCAGGTTATCGAAAAAGGACACGTTTACCTTGCGATGCCGCCTCTATATAAAATTTCACACAATAAAAAAGAATGGTATGTTTACAATGATGATGAAAGAGATTCCGTTTTGGATCAAATAGGACGAGGAAACAATGCAGCCGTTCAGCGATACAAGGGCTTGGGCGAAATGGACGGAACCCAGCTTTGGGAAACAACTATGGACCCTGCAAGGCGGAAAATGATGAGGGTTACCCTTCCGGATGCCGTTGAAGCCGACAGAATTTTCAGCACCCTAATGGGAGAAGAAGTCGAGCCCCGCCGAAAGTTTATCGAAGAAAACGCCGTCTATGCAAATCTGGATGTGTGA